Proteins from a single region of Acanthochromis polyacanthus isolate Apoly-LR-REF ecotype Palm Island chromosome 11, KAUST_Apoly_ChrSc, whole genome shotgun sequence:
- the clic1 gene encoding chloride intracellular channel protein 1, whose product MSDANQPRVELFVKAGSDGQSIGNCPFSQRLFMVLWLKGVTFDVTTVDMKRKPDILKDLAPGAQPPFLLYGSEVKTDTNKIEEFLEENLCPPKYPRLAARNPESNTAGMDVFSKFSAYVKNSNPQANENLEKGLLKALKKLDDYLGSPLPDEIDENSADEVTSSSRPFLDGQELTLADCNLLPKLHIVKVVCLKYRNFSVPQSLTNLWRYLNAAYAREEFASTCPIDDEIHMAYASVAKALK is encoded by the exons gCAGGAAGTGACGGTCAGAGCATCGGTAACTGTCCGTTCTCTCAGCGTCTCTTCATGGTTCTGTGGCTGAAAGGAGTCACCTTCGACGTGACCACGGTGGACATGAAGAG GAAGCCAGACATCTTGAAGGACCTGGCTCCGGGCGCTCAGCCTCCGTTCCTGCTGTACGGCAGCGAGGTGAAGACCGACACCAACAAGATCGAGGAGTTTCTGGAGGAGAATCTCTGCCCTCCCAA aTATCCTCGCCTGGCAGCTCGTAACCCAGAATCCAACACGGCCGGCATGGACGTCTTCTCCAAGTTCTCCGCTTACGTCAAGAACTCAAACCCTCAGGCGAATGAAA ATCTAGAGAAAGGCCTGCTGAAGGCTCTGAAGAAGCTGGACGACTACCTCGGCTCCCCACTTCCTGACGAGATCGACGAGAATAGCGCCGATGAGGTCACTTCCTCGTCCCGCCCCTTCCTGGACGGCCAAGAGCTCACTCTGGCTGACTGCAACCTGCTGCCGAAGCTGCACATCGTCAAG GTGGTGTGTTTGAAATACAGAAACTTCAGCGTCCCTCAGTCCCTGACGAACCTGTGGAGGTACCTGAACGCAGCGTACGCCAGGGAGGAGTTCGCCTCCACCTGCCCCATCGACGACGAAATCCACATGGCCTACGCCTCTGTAGCTAAAGCTCTGAAGTAG